In one Arachis duranensis cultivar V14167 chromosome 9, aradu.V14167.gnm2.J7QH, whole genome shotgun sequence genomic region, the following are encoded:
- the LOC107465577 gene encoding uncharacterized protein LOC107465577 has translation MVWVRIARLSIWYYHERAMMRIASAIGKPIKIDLATKSAERGKFARACVQVNLGLPVVQKIIVDGYEYDVEYECLQLLCEKCNCFGHTAVTCKGEAVDVKSGDETRSDGAVWKATDLSGQRLGNQMEKYFEFGNNPNLSASVTDYVEKDEVTLHGKEAKNGHVMEEEGWTKVIAKGKEKLVFSKVAQNGSLEKKHLVSTKKIGLSSGKGPVIKKEEKALMGHGTTTFTPIIKNGHKRLRPASLQSSPVPLSNDGGVGQQQWISPSTSPNAMGSAPEQISIFFPGILEGLLTNWPEFTAKMRVLDAVDQCISLEIQMGAFSSFCSVVYANPHVHWRMRLWNDLIRNEVRGGSFYNARSEKFAETLAECNLFDMGAIGRNFTWFQKVKGGLQVAKKLDRAVINQEWRLLFPEAYNEVLARLHSDHCPLLIRCKKEGTAKKAWSKGAPDVIKSLLEVQKDALNFNKEIFGNVFIKKRELERQLNDIQVSLERWEDPEQQIKEQGEKGTRFMNCFLKMALGLLRATVLESETNSFFQKLFSTREAVNLDAMGKFPCPSLSREACQKLVEPVALEEVKRAVFGMNSFKASGSDGFQALFYKEFWESLSSDVWGLVKKAFAGENISVAVFDTFIVLIPKVEAPSYLKYFRSISLCNVIYKIITKVLVNRFCPFLSEIIGLFQGGFIPGRGTTENIIIAQEIMHFMRKTKSKKGSMAFKIDLDKAYDRVDWRFLETSLIKVGFPVATINLIMTCVTLSFLSILWNATKTQVTEVMKTLDMFTQASGLKVNIHKSKAQCSKNVSVRRKEVLSGISSIQFCQDLGRYLGVNNGHDRASRKMAQEVIDKIQRKLASWKGCLLNKAGRLCLVNAVMASIPVYNMQVSLLPKYACDKIDSLMRQFLWKGQANGRMGEGCRWSSGTLL, from the exons ATGGTCTGGGTAAGAATTGCTAGATTAAGCATATGGTACTATCATGAGAGAGCTATGATGCGAATTGCTTCTGCTATTGGTAAACCCATAAAGATTGATTTAGCGACTAAATCGGCAGAAAGAGGCAAATTTGCTCGTGCCTGCGTTCAAGTGAATCTTGGATTACCGGTTGTTCAGAAGATTATTGTTGATGGCTATGAATATGATGTGGAGTACGAATGCCTGCAGTTGTTATGTGAGAAATGCAACTGTTTCGGCCATACCGCAGTCACATGCAAGGGAGAGGCAGTAGATGTTAAGTCCGGGGATGAGACTCGCAGTGATGGGGCGGTGTGGAAGGCAACGGATCTGAGTGGCCAACGCTTAGGAAACCAAATGgagaaatattttgaatttggtAACAATCCCAATTTGTCCGCGTCAGTTACGGATTATGTGGAGAAAGATGAGGTTACATTGCATGGCAAGGAGGCTAAAAATGGGCACGTGATGGAGGAGGAAGGGTGGACTAAAGTAATAGctaagggaaaagaaaaattggtcTTTTCAAAAGTAGCCCAAAATGGTTCATTGGAAAAGAAGCACTTGGTTTCTACAAAGAAGATTGGGCTAAGTTCAGGTAAAGGCCCAGTcataaagaaagaagagaaggctTTGATGGGCCATGGGACAA CGACCTTCACTCCTATAATCAAGAATGGCCATAAGAGGCTGAGACCGGCATCTCTCCAAAGCTCGCCGGTGCCGCTGAGCAATGATGGCGGAGTGGGTCAGCAGCAATGGATTTCACCTTCTACGTCACCTAATGCGATGGGGAGTGCTCCAGAACAA ATATCAATTTTCTTTCCTGGAATATTAGAGGGGCTTCTAACAAATTGGCCCGAGTTCACTGCAAAGA TGAGAGTTTTAGATGCAGTTGATCAGTGTATTAGCCTTGAGATTCAGATGGGTGCTTTTTCTAGTTTTTGTAGTGTTGTGTATGCTAATCCTCATGTTCATTGGCGTATGAGGTTGTGGAATGATTTGATCAGG AACGAAGTGAGAGGAGGTTCCTTTTATAATGCAAGATCGGAGAAGTTTGCTGAAACCTTGGCTGAATGTAATTTGTTTGATATGGGGGCTATTGGGAGAAATTTTACTTGGTTTCAAAAGGTGAAAGGAGGGCTGCAGGTAGCAAAAAAATTGGATAGAGCGGTGATCAATCAAGAGTGGCGCCTTTTATTCCCGGAGGCATATAATGAGGTGTTAGCGCGTCTTCATTCTGATCATTGCCCCTTGCTCATTAGATGCAAGAAGGAGGGGACTGCTAAGAAAG CTTGGAGTAAAGGAGCCCCAGATGTTATTAAGAGTTTGCTTGAAGTCCAAAAGGATGCGCTTAATTTCAATAAAGAGATTTTTGGAAATGTGTTTATTAAAAAGAGGGAGCTTGAAAGACAACTAAATGATATTCAAGTGTCTCTGGAAAGATGGGAAGACCCGGAGCAGCAGATTAAAGAGCAAG GCGAAAAAGGAACAAGATTCATGAATTGTTTCTTGAAGATGGCACTTGGTCTTCTGAGGGCGACGGTTTTGGAATCGGAAACAaattctttctttcaaaaacttttcTCTACAAGGGAGGCAGTTAATTTGGATGCCATGGGGAAATTCCCTTGTCCTTCTCTTAGTAGAGAGGCCTGCCAAAAGCTTGTTGAACCAGTAGCTCTTGAAGAGGTGAAAAGAGCTGTGTTTGGCATGAATTCTTTCAAGGCTTCGGGTTCAGATGGATTTCAAGCTCTCTTTTATAAAGAATTTTGGGAATCTCTTAGCAGTGATGTGTGGGGCTTAGTGAAGAAAGCTTTTGCAGGTGAGAACATCAGTGTGGCTGTGTTTGACACATTCATTGTTCTGATCCCCAAAGTTGAAGCTCCGTCTTACCTGAAATATTTTCGTTCTATTAGTTTATGTAATGTGATTTACAAAATCATTACAAAAGTCCTTGTTAATAGGTTTTGTCCTTTCCTTTCTGAGATCATTGGACTGTTTCAGGGTGGTTTTATTCCAGGGAGAGGAACAACGGAGAATATAATAATTGCGCAAGAAATAATGCATTTCATGAGGAAAACCAAGTCGAAGAAGGGTTCTATGGCATTTAAGATTGATCTTGACAAAGCCTATGACAGAGTAGACTGGAGATTCCTTGAaacttccttgatcaaagttgGTTTTCCTGTGGCTACTATTAATCTTATCATGACTTGTGTGACTTTGTCCTTTTTGTCTATTCTGTGGAATG CAACAAAAACTCAGGTGACAGAGGTTATGAAGACACTGGATATGTTTACTCAAGCGTCGGGACTGAAGGTGAATATCCATAAATCTAAGGCTCAATGTTCCAAGAATGTTTCAGTGAGAAGAAAAGAGGTGCTTTCAGGGATTTCTAGTATCCAATTTTGTCAAGATCTGGGAAGATATTTGGGAGTTAATAATGGTCATGATAGGGCTTCTAGGAAGATGGCACAGGAGGTCATTGACAAGATACAGAGAAAACTTGCTAGTTGGAAAGGGTGCTTGCTTAACAAGGCAGGCAGACTTTGTCTTGTGAATGCGGTGATGGCTTCTATTCCGGTTTACAATATGCAAGTTTCCCTTCTTCCGAAGTATGCGTGCGACAAGATTGATTCTTTGATGCGTCAGTTCTTATGGAAAGGTCAAGCGAATGGGAGAATGGGAGAGGGTTGCCGTTGGTCAAGTGGGACATTGCTATAA